Sequence from the Pararhodobacter sp. genome:
CGACAACGAAAGACCGCCAAGGTAACGACCGCGGAAGCAGTTATCGGTCCGCCATTTACTATGTGAATGACGAACAAAAAGCGATTGCCGAAGACACGATCGCGGACGTGAACGCATCTGGGATCTGGCCAGGCAAGGTCGTGACCGAAGTAGAACCGGTGAGCGATTTCTGGGAAGCTGAGCCAGAGCATCAAGACTACCTGGAGCGTATCCCGAATGGCTATACTTGCCACTTCCCGCGGTCCAGTTGGGTTTTGCCCAA
This genomic interval carries:
- the msrA gene encoding peptide-methionine (S)-S-oxide reductase MsrA; its protein translation is MTERAVLAGGCFWGMQDLIRKLPGVESTRVGYTGGDVKFATYRNHGTHAEGIEILFDPSKTSYRALLEFFFQIHDPTTKDRQGNDRGSSYRSAIYYVNDEQKAIAEDTIADVNASGIWPGKVVTEVEPVSDFWEAEPEHQDYLERIPNGYTCHFPRSSWVLPKRAATAAE